A region from the Pungitius pungitius chromosome 16, fPunPun2.1, whole genome shotgun sequence genome encodes:
- the rab6a gene encoding ras-related protein Rab-6A isoform X2, whose product MSSAGDFGNPLRKFKLVFLGEQSVGKTSLITRFMYDSFDNTYQATIGIDFLSKTMYLEDRTIRLQLWDTAGQERFRSLIPSYIRDSAAAVVVYDITNVNSFQQTTKWIDDVRTERGSDVIIMLVGNKTDLADKRQITTEEGEQRAKEMNVLFIETSAKTGYNVKQLFRRVAAALPGMDSTQDKSREDMIDVKLEVTPEQPVSEGGCSC is encoded by the exons ATGTCTTCGGCCGGAGACTTCGGAAACCCTTTAAGAAAATTTAAATTGGTCTTTCTTGGGGAACAGAGTG tTGGAAAGACTTCGCTGATCACCAGGTTCATGTACGACAGCTTCGACAACACTTACCAA GCCACAATAGGAATAGATTTCCTGTCGAAAACAATGTACCTTGAAGACCGAACG ATCAGGTTGCAGCTGTGGGACACGGCGGGGCAGGAGAGGTTTCGTAGCCTCATCCCAAGCTACATCAGAGACTCTGCCGCCGCGGTAGTAGTGTATGACATAACAA atGTCAACTCCTTCCAGCAAACCACAAAATGGATTGATGATGTGAGAActgagagaggaagtgatgtcattatCATGTTGGTGGGAAACAAGACAGACCTGGCAGACAAAAG GCAGATAACCACAGAGGAGGGAGAACAGAGAGCAAAAGAAATGAATGTTCTGTTTATTGAAACGAGTGCAAAGACAGGCTACAATGTCAAACAG CTATTTCGGCGTGTTGCAGCAGCCCTCCCTGGAATGGATTCCACGCAGGACAAGAGTAGAGAGGACA TGATCGATGTAAAGCTAGAGGTAACACCAGAGCAACCCGTCAGCGAAGGAGGCTGCTCCTGCTAA
- the rab6a gene encoding ras-related protein Rab-6A isoform X1, giving the protein MSSAGDFGNPLRKFKLVFLGEQSVGKTSLITRFMYDSFDNTYQATIGIDFLSKTMYLEDRTIRLQLWDTAGQERFRSLIPSYIRDSAAAVVVYDITNVNSFQQTTKWIDDVRTERGSDVIIMLVGNKTDLADKRQVSIEEGERKAKELNVMFIETSAKAGYNVKQLFRRVAAALPGMDSTQDKSREDMIDVKLEVTPEQPVSEGGCSC; this is encoded by the exons ATGTCTTCGGCCGGAGACTTCGGAAACCCTTTAAGAAAATTTAAATTGGTCTTTCTTGGGGAACAGAGTG tTGGAAAGACTTCGCTGATCACCAGGTTCATGTACGACAGCTTCGACAACACTTACCAA GCCACAATAGGAATAGATTTCCTGTCGAAAACAATGTACCTTGAAGACCGAACG ATCAGGTTGCAGCTGTGGGACACGGCGGGGCAGGAGAGGTTTCGTAGCCTCATCCCAAGCTACATCAGAGACTCTGCCGCCGCGGTAGTAGTGTATGACATAACAA atGTCAACTCCTTCCAGCAAACCACAAAATGGATTGATGATGTGAGAActgagagaggaagtgatgtcattatCATGTTGGTGGGAAACAAGACAGACCTGGCAGACAAAAG GCAAGTATCTATTGAAGAGGGTGAGCGGAAAGCCAAAGAACTAAATGTTATGTTTATTGAGACTAGTGCGAAAGCGGGCTACAACGTAAAACag CTATTTCGGCGTGTTGCAGCAGCCCTCCCTGGAATGGATTCCACGCAGGACAAGAGTAGAGAGGACA TGATCGATGTAAAGCTAGAGGTAACACCAGAGCAACCCGTCAGCGAAGGAGGCTGCTCCTGCTAA